Proteins from a genomic interval of Bradyrhizobium sp. CCGB01:
- a CDS encoding HdeD family acid-resistance protein: MTSPEDFSRLQSAMSRTVKAHWKAFLFEGILLAVLGIAALVLPPLASLAIAIVLGWMLLISGIGGLIVTYWARSTPGFWWSLISAALAVLAGMLLLARPMQAVLTLTIVLGAYFLAEGVATIMYALEHRRELSSRWTWLLISGLVDIAISFMVITGLPSSAEWAIGILVGINLLFGGATLIGMALAARNSNT; this comes from the coding sequence ATGACATCGCCTGAGGATTTTTCCCGGCTGCAATCCGCGATGAGCCGGACGGTAAAAGCGCATTGGAAAGCCTTTCTGTTCGAAGGCATTTTGCTCGCCGTGCTCGGTATCGCCGCGCTCGTCCTGCCGCCGCTCGCAAGCCTTGCGATCGCGATCGTCCTCGGCTGGATGCTCCTGATCAGCGGCATCGGCGGGCTGATCGTGACCTATTGGGCGCGCAGCACGCCGGGCTTCTGGTGGTCGCTGATCTCGGCCGCGCTCGCCGTGCTTGCCGGCATGCTGCTGCTGGCCCGGCCGATGCAGGCCGTGCTGACGCTGACCATCGTGCTCGGCGCCTATTTCCTGGCCGAGGGCGTCGCCACCATCATGTATGCGCTGGAGCACCGCCGCGAGCTGAGCAGCCGCTGGACGTGGCTCCTGATCTCGGGCCTCGTCGATATCGCGATCTCCTTCATGGTGATCACGGGATTGCCGAGCTCGGCGGAATGGGCGATCGGCATCCTCGTCGGTATCAACCTGCTGTTCGGCGGCGCCACCTTGATCGGCATGGCGCTGGCGGCACGCAATAGCAACACCTGA
- a CDS encoding TrkA C-terminal domain-containing protein, with translation MEGDGPRLQALGYAAAHAGADQQGYRPVSRRGLQRPLRALEYLEGTMLDVARDIIGSQPILTAFLAIGVGYLVGQINIFGFSLGVGAVLFVGLAIGAFAPKAQIIGPIGLTGLIMFLYGIGILYGKQFFEGMVGAGQKYNLLALIACLVGLAVALGLGQMFNIKIGHTLGLYAGSMTSTATLQAALDVTKSKDPSIGYSIAYPFGVIGPILCIYFMTRIVKPKFPAKAQRFHMGEISVGTSFAGHTLGDLNKKVLGDVQVTMVRKSGQNIVPTEGTILSAGDAVLVVADSQEALSGAAAKLGELAPGRLASDRADLDYIRVFVGKAGVVGIPLGSLPMPSGFPAHLLHVRRYDADLVPSPDLMLEFGDRVGVLMPPERKEEIRKHFGDTVKATAEFSYVSLGLGMVMGVLLGLIPIPIPGVGIVTLGIGGGPLIVALILGKLRRTGPMLWTMPLPANIVLRNFGLAMFLATVGVNAGQPFVRTVAESGFTMLFIGAAVLLSTVAIVLLVGHYMMRIPYDDLVGVASGATGNPAILVYSTKMAPTERPDIGYAMIFPSMTLVKVIAVQIVGLLTLGSSAGG, from the coding sequence GTGGAAGGCGATGGGCCTCGACTACAAGCACTTGGATACGCCGCCGCCCACGCGGGAGCTGATCAACAGGGTTATCGGCCAGTTTCGCGACGCGGGCTGCAACGCCCGCTGAGAGCTTTGGAATACCTGGAGGGGACAATGCTGGACGTTGCTCGCGATATCATCGGCAGCCAGCCGATCCTGACGGCGTTTCTTGCCATCGGCGTCGGCTATCTGGTCGGCCAGATCAACATCTTCGGCTTTTCCCTTGGCGTGGGCGCCGTGCTCTTCGTGGGGCTCGCGATCGGCGCTTTTGCCCCGAAGGCACAGATCATCGGCCCGATCGGTCTCACCGGCTTGATCATGTTCCTGTACGGAATCGGGATTCTCTACGGCAAGCAATTCTTCGAGGGCATGGTCGGTGCGGGCCAGAAATACAACCTGCTGGCGCTGATCGCGTGCCTTGTCGGTCTAGCCGTGGCGCTCGGCCTGGGGCAGATGTTCAACATCAAGATTGGCCATACGCTTGGGCTCTACGCGGGGTCCATGACCAGCACGGCAACCCTGCAGGCCGCGCTTGACGTCACCAAGAGCAAGGACCCGTCGATCGGCTACTCGATCGCCTATCCCTTCGGCGTGATCGGCCCGATCCTTTGCATCTACTTCATGACCCGGATTGTGAAGCCGAAATTTCCGGCGAAAGCCCAGCGCTTTCACATGGGTGAGATTTCCGTCGGCACGAGCTTTGCCGGCCACACGCTGGGAGATTTGAACAAGAAAGTCCTTGGCGACGTACAAGTGACGATGGTCCGCAAGTCCGGCCAGAACATCGTTCCAACGGAAGGTACGATTCTGTCTGCAGGCGACGCCGTGCTGGTAGTCGCCGACAGCCAGGAGGCACTTTCTGGCGCTGCGGCGAAACTCGGCGAGCTGGCACCCGGCCGGCTGGCCAGCGACCGCGCCGACCTCGACTACATCCGCGTCTTTGTCGGCAAGGCCGGCGTCGTGGGCATTCCGCTTGGCAGCCTGCCGATGCCCTCAGGCTTTCCGGCGCATCTGCTGCATGTGCGGCGCTACGACGCCGACCTCGTGCCTTCACCGGACCTGATGCTGGAGTTTGGCGACCGCGTAGGGGTTCTGATGCCGCCGGAACGCAAGGAGGAGATCCGCAAGCACTTTGGCGATACCGTCAAAGCGACCGCCGAGTTCAGCTATGTGTCGCTGGGGCTCGGCATGGTGATGGGCGTCCTGCTTGGCTTGATCCCGATTCCGATCCCGGGCGTCGGCATTGTCACGCTGGGTATTGGCGGCGGGCCGCTGATCGTGGCCCTCATTCTCGGCAAGCTGCGCCGCACCGGACCGATGCTCTGGACCATGCCGCTACCGGCGAACATCGTCCTTCGAAACTTCGGCCTTGCGATGTTTCTGGCGACCGTCGGTGTCAACGCTGGGCAACCATTTGTCCGCACCGTCGCCGAATCCGGTTTCACCATGCTGTTCATCGGCGCTGCTGTGCTGCTCTCCACGGTGGCGATCGTGCTGCTGGTCGGCCACTACATGATGCGCATCCCGTATGACGATCTCGTCGGCGTCGCATCGGGCGCGACCGGCAACCCCGCCATTCTGGTCTACTCGACCAAGATGGCACCAACGGAGCGGCCCGACATCGGCTACGCCATGATCTTCCCGTCGATGACGCTGGTGAAGGTGATCGCCGTGCAGATTGTCGGGCTCCTGACGTTGGGCAGCAGCGCGGGCGGGTGA
- a CDS encoding formate/nitrite transporter family protein: MDEPPPASQTPIFNLQAYSPAEIKEAVEKVGVKKANLPFLTSFMLAVVAGGGIGFGAVYYTIVASDPTFSFATVRVVGGLVFSLGLALVLVGGAELFTGNNLIVMAWASGRVSTVTMLRNWTVVWFGNLLGALGLVLLIFLSHHLDMNDGRVGLSVLNTAVGKIRPDMLTLFVKGILCNVLVCAAVWLAYAGRSVTDKMVAVVLPISAFIAAGFEHCVANMYFLPLAWLLVQTGHAPANFDASLITISGIVHNLVPVTLGNIVGGGGFVGVTYWGIYRVTFGESR, from the coding sequence ATGGATGAGCCGCCGCCCGCGTCACAGACGCCGATCTTCAATCTGCAGGCCTACAGCCCTGCCGAGATAAAGGAAGCCGTCGAAAAGGTTGGCGTGAAGAAAGCCAATCTGCCCTTTCTGACCTCCTTCATGCTGGCGGTCGTGGCCGGCGGCGGCATCGGTTTTGGTGCGGTCTACTACACCATCGTTGCCAGCGACCCCACGTTTAGCTTCGCCACCGTACGGGTGGTCGGAGGGCTTGTCTTCAGCCTGGGATTGGCGCTGGTTCTGGTCGGCGGCGCCGAGTTGTTCACCGGCAACAATCTGATCGTGATGGCCTGGGCCAGCGGCAGGGTGTCCACCGTCACGATGCTGCGTAACTGGACCGTCGTCTGGTTCGGCAACCTGCTCGGCGCGCTTGGGCTCGTGCTGCTGATCTTTCTCTCACATCATCTGGACATGAATGACGGCCGCGTTGGCTTGTCCGTCCTGAACACGGCGGTCGGAAAAATTCGCCCGGACATGCTGACGCTGTTCGTCAAGGGTATCCTGTGCAATGTGCTGGTGTGCGCGGCCGTCTGGCTCGCCTACGCGGGCCGATCGGTCACCGACAAGATGGTTGCCGTCGTATTGCCGATCTCGGCATTCATTGCCGCCGGATTCGAGCATTGCGTGGCCAACATGTACTTCCTGCCGTTGGCCTGGTTGCTGGTCCAGACCGGTCATGCGCCCGCGAACTTCGATGCATCGCTCATCACAATATCGGGCATCGTCCATAACCTCGTGCCGGTGACGCTGGGCAACATCGTGGGCGGCGGAGGCTTTGTCGGCGTCACTTACTGGGGAATCTACCGGGTAACGTTCGGCGAATCCCGGTGA
- the pflA gene encoding pyruvate formate-lyase-activating protein: MSTVQPLESGSRHDLRTGASPNAPDEDKFKDEEGAFGYCHSYESSSRYDGPGLRVVLFVSGCLLRCTYCHNPDTWHLKDGTYVSAEQVLRRLGDFAPSLRDLGGGLTISGGEAMVQLAFVRRIFEGAKAMGLHTAIETSGFLGDRADERFLNALDLVLLDIKSSDPDTYRKVTGREIAPTLRFAERLATIGKPTWVRFTLVPGFTDDPANVEGIAKFVAPMKNVEWVEVQPFHQMGEFKWKAMGLDYKHLDTPPPTRELINRVIGQFRDAGCNAR, from the coding sequence ATGTCGACGGTGCAGCCACTTGAATCCGGCAGCCGGCACGACCTCCGAACGGGCGCATCTCCCAATGCGCCCGACGAGGACAAGTTCAAGGACGAGGAAGGCGCGTTCGGCTACTGCCACTCATACGAATCGTCGTCCCGATACGATGGCCCGGGCCTGCGTGTCGTTCTGTTCGTTTCAGGCTGCCTGCTCCGCTGCACCTATTGTCACAACCCGGATACGTGGCACCTCAAGGACGGAACCTATGTTTCGGCCGAACAGGTGCTGAGGCGCCTCGGTGATTTCGCTCCCTCGCTGCGTGACCTCGGTGGGGGCCTGACGATATCGGGCGGCGAAGCGATGGTGCAGCTCGCCTTCGTCAGGCGGATCTTCGAAGGCGCCAAGGCGATGGGCCTGCACACGGCCATCGAAACCTCCGGATTCCTTGGCGATCGCGCCGACGAGCGGTTCCTCAATGCTCTCGACCTCGTGCTGCTCGACATCAAGAGTTCCGACCCGGACACCTACCGCAAGGTAACCGGGCGCGAAATCGCGCCGACGCTGCGTTTTGCCGAACGCCTGGCAACGATCGGCAAACCGACCTGGGTGCGCTTCACCCTCGTGCCCGGCTTTACGGATGACCCGGCGAATGTCGAGGGGATCGCAAAATTCGTGGCGCCCATGAAGAACGTCGAATGGGTTGAAGTGCAGCCCTTCCACCAGATGGGCGAGTTCAAGTGGAAGGCGATGGGCCTCGACTACAAGCACTTGGATACGCCGCCGCCCACGCGGGAGCTGATCAACAGGGTTATCGGCCAGTTTCGCGACGCGGGCTGCAACGCCCGCTGA
- the pflB gene encoding formate C-acetyltransferase, with product MKGSAARKHDDVTTDAWRGFKLGDWSKTINVRDFIVHNVTSYTGDEKFLAPASQRTKAVWAKLQPYFAEERKKGVLAVDAANPSTLLAHQAGYIDRDNEVIVGLQTDQPFKRAIFPFGGLRMVEAGLKAAGFKADEKVHEAFTKYRKSHNDGVFDAYTPEIMNCRRSGIITGLPDAYGRGRIIGDYRRVALYGTDRLLEVKHQERAQIDDMWPTDEIIRMREELAEQMRALQDLASMAKLYGCDITQPATNAQQAFQWTYFAYLGAIKEANGAAMSIGRISSFLDIYLERDLKEGTLDEASAQELWDQLVQKLRIVRFLRTPDYDALFSGDPYWATECVGGMDLDGRALVTKSSYRMLHTLYNLGPAPEPNITVLWSTHMPAPFKRFCVKVSKDTSSLQYENDDLMRPYWGDDYAIACCVSAMRLGKQMQFFGARVNFAKALLYAINGGRDEVSGDQVAPKSMPVTGDFLDYDDVLAKFDTILEWLAKTYVHAMNCIHYMHDKYFYERLEMALHDRDILRTMAFGIAGLSVVADSLAAIKYGKIRVNRDATGLVVDYQNEGNISTPQFGNNDDRVDQIASQLVTSFMEKIRKHPTYRNATHTQSVLTITSNVVYGKATGNTPDGRRKGEPFGPGANPMHGRDSHGWLASCLSVAKLPYKDSLDGISYTVSVAPQKAHLSEAQVIEEATKAFDVYFGRGGFHMNLNVIDKETLEDAIKNPDKYPQLTIRVSGYAVNFVRLTPEQQRDVISRTFHGQI from the coding sequence ATGAAGGGCAGCGCAGCGCGCAAGCATGATGATGTCACCACGGACGCATGGCGCGGCTTCAAACTGGGCGACTGGTCAAAGACCATCAACGTCCGCGACTTCATCGTGCATAACGTAACCTCCTATACGGGTGACGAGAAATTTCTCGCCCCTGCCTCGCAGCGAACAAAGGCCGTATGGGCAAAGCTGCAGCCTTACTTCGCCGAGGAGCGAAAGAAGGGCGTCCTGGCCGTCGACGCAGCAAATCCGTCAACCTTGCTCGCGCATCAGGCCGGCTACATTGACCGCGACAACGAAGTGATCGTCGGCCTGCAGACCGACCAGCCCTTTAAGCGGGCGATCTTCCCCTTCGGCGGACTCCGCATGGTGGAAGCCGGCCTCAAGGCGGCCGGATTCAAGGCTGACGAGAAAGTCCACGAGGCCTTCACCAAGTATCGCAAGTCGCACAACGACGGCGTGTTCGACGCCTATACGCCCGAGATCATGAATTGCCGGCGATCCGGGATCATTACTGGCCTGCCCGATGCCTATGGACGCGGCCGCATCATCGGCGACTACCGCCGGGTTGCCCTTTACGGCACCGACCGTCTGCTGGAGGTCAAGCACCAGGAGCGGGCCCAGATCGACGACATGTGGCCAACGGATGAAATCATCCGCATGCGCGAGGAACTCGCCGAGCAAATGCGCGCGCTGCAGGACCTGGCGTCGATGGCGAAGCTCTATGGCTGCGACATCACGCAACCCGCAACGAATGCGCAGCAGGCGTTCCAGTGGACCTACTTTGCCTATCTCGGCGCGATCAAGGAAGCCAACGGCGCGGCGATGTCGATCGGCCGCATCTCGAGCTTCCTCGACATCTATCTCGAGCGCGACCTGAAGGAAGGCACGCTCGACGAAGCCAGCGCGCAGGAACTGTGGGACCAGCTGGTCCAGAAGCTGCGCATCGTCCGCTTCCTTCGGACGCCCGACTACGACGCGCTGTTCAGTGGCGACCCCTACTGGGCGACTGAGTGCGTCGGCGGCATGGATCTCGACGGGCGGGCGCTGGTGACCAAGAGCAGCTACCGCATGCTCCACACCCTCTACAATCTCGGGCCGGCGCCGGAGCCGAATATCACCGTGCTGTGGTCCACCCACATGCCGGCGCCTTTCAAGCGCTTCTGCGTCAAGGTCAGCAAGGATACGTCCTCGCTGCAATACGAGAACGACGATCTGATGCGCCCGTACTGGGGCGACGACTACGCGATCGCCTGCTGCGTTTCGGCCATGCGGCTTGGCAAGCAGATGCAATTCTTCGGCGCCCGGGTGAACTTCGCCAAGGCGCTGCTCTACGCCATCAATGGCGGCCGCGACGAGGTTTCCGGCGACCAGGTTGCGCCGAAGTCCATGCCGGTCACCGGCGATTTCCTCGACTATGACGACGTCTTGGCGAAGTTCGACACCATTCTGGAGTGGCTCGCCAAGACCTACGTGCATGCCATGAACTGCATCCACTACATGCACGACAAGTATTTCTATGAGCGCCTCGAGATGGCGCTGCACGATCGCGACATCCTGCGCACCATGGCGTTCGGCATCGCCGGCCTGTCTGTTGTTGCCGACAGCCTTGCCGCCATCAAGTACGGCAAGATCCGTGTGAATCGCGATGCCACGGGACTGGTGGTCGACTACCAGAACGAGGGCAATATCTCGACGCCGCAGTTCGGCAATAACGACGACCGGGTCGACCAGATCGCCTCCCAGCTGGTGACCTCCTTCATGGAGAAGATCCGCAAGCATCCGACCTACCGGAACGCGACGCATACGCAGAGCGTGCTCACCATCACCTCGAACGTCGTCTACGGCAAGGCAACCGGCAACACACCGGATGGCCGCCGCAAGGGTGAGCCGTTCGGACCTGGCGCTAACCCGATGCATGGTCGCGACAGCCATGGCTGGCTGGCGTCATGTCTCTCGGTGGCGAAGCTGCCCTACAAGGACTCGCTCGACGGCATCAGCTACACGGTATCGGTCGCCCCGCAGAAGGCGCACCTGTCCGAAGCCCAGGTCATCGAGGAGGCTACCAAGGCCTTCGACGTTTATTTCGGCCGCGGCGGGTTCCACATGAACCTGAACGTGATCGACAAGGAGACGCTGGAAGACGCCATCAAGAACCCGGACAAATATCCGCAGCTTACGATCCGCGTGTCTGGCTATGCCGTCAATTTCGTTCGCCTGACGCCGGAGCAACAGAGGGATGTGATCAGCCGCACTTTCCACGGCCAAATCTGA
- a CDS encoding PrsW family intramembrane metalloprotease, whose protein sequence is MYLIEALPTVIGTAAIAPALLMLWLVIAAEERPGPPAQVWTAFLLGAASISLLGLARAPFAKMVAAPDDPWAALAMHSVFGVALPEEAVKVIAIVLVSSTKRRTFANPMDTVVYGAAVGLGFAAYENLAYLVQHAEMWRSLAALRSVLTVPFHGALGIIAGAYLTIARAGTALGANRHHRDWARLSSRLLIFAGPVALHSAFDFPLLTLQRMPDLDPSLRMWLGAASLLIGFSSIAFAIRLVRRVARHHAPRTEVARERLSQLRRMWALLLAGGGVGFLGLAFVLTSIHHWLINPERNLTLALIPIGFVSILLGLALLIVTIAIYILGRNRVRTSGEGFSSAHGGGQLADS, encoded by the coding sequence ATGTATTTGATTGAAGCCTTACCCACCGTCATCGGAACTGCCGCCATCGCACCGGCGCTGCTGATGCTATGGCTCGTCATTGCCGCTGAGGAGCGCCCGGGACCCCCGGCCCAGGTCTGGACTGCGTTCCTGCTCGGCGCGGCCAGCATTTCGCTGCTGGGCCTTGCCCGCGCTCCGTTCGCCAAGATGGTTGCAGCCCCTGACGACCCCTGGGCAGCGCTCGCCATGCATTCGGTCTTCGGCGTCGCCCTGCCCGAGGAAGCCGTCAAGGTGATCGCCATCGTGCTGGTCTCCTCGACCAAGCGGCGGACCTTCGCCAACCCGATGGACACCGTGGTCTATGGCGCCGCCGTCGGCCTCGGCTTCGCCGCCTACGAGAACCTCGCCTATCTCGTACAGCATGCCGAGATGTGGCGCTCGCTGGCCGCCTTGCGCAGCGTGCTAACCGTGCCGTTCCACGGCGCGCTCGGCATCATCGCCGGCGCGTATCTGACGATCGCCCGCGCCGGCACGGCGCTGGGTGCGAACCGCCACCACCGCGACTGGGCTCGCCTGTCCAGCCGCCTGTTGATCTTCGCAGGCCCGGTGGCGCTGCATTCGGCGTTCGACTTCCCGCTGCTCACCCTCCAGCGGATGCCGGATCTCGATCCCAGCTTGCGGATGTGGCTGGGCGCAGCGAGCCTGCTGATCGGCTTCAGCTCGATCGCCTTCGCCATCCGCCTGGTGCGGCGGGTCGCGCGCCATCACGCGCCGCGGACCGAGGTCGCACGGGAACGGCTCAGCCAGCTGCGCCGGATGTGGGCGCTGCTGCTCGCCGGCGGCGGCGTCGGCTTTCTCGGGCTCGCCTTCGTGCTGACCTCGATCCATCACTGGCTGATCAATCCCGAGCGCAATCTGACGCTGGCGCTGATCCCGATCGGCTTCGTCTCGATCCTGCTCGGCCTGGCGCTTCTGATCGTCACGATCGCGATCTACATTCTCGGCCGTAACCGCGTTCGCACCAGTGGCGAAGGTTTTTCGTCTGCGCACGGCGGCGGCCAGCTAGCGGACTCATAA
- a CDS encoding lysine-2,3-aminomutase-like protein: MTKTNLARTLREPAELVAAQLASAEALPALERVAARYAVAITPALVDLIDTSDPDDPIARQFVPTVAELEMQPGESADPIGDHPHSPVPGIVHRYPDRVLFKLVHVCAVYCRFCFRREMVGPGKENALSDGAYTAAIDYIRSHGEIWEVILTGGDPLMLSPRRMSEIMADLAAIEHVKIIRLHTRVPVADPARISDEMVAALKVEGATTWVAIHANHARELTGPAREACARLADAGVPMVSQSVLLRGVNDTIAALSDLMRAFVECRIKPYYLHHGDLAPGTVHLRTTLAEGQDLMRQLRGRVSGLCQPDYVIDIPGGAGKSPVGPNYVLVAQNTAAGAGEADTETRYRIVDYCGEVHLYPPAT, translated from the coding sequence ATGACGAAGACCAACCTTGCACGCACCCTGCGTGAGCCGGCCGAACTTGTAGCCGCGCAGCTTGCATCCGCCGAAGCGCTGCCTGCGCTCGAACGCGTCGCCGCGCGCTATGCGGTGGCGATCACGCCGGCGCTGGTCGATCTGATCGATACCTCCGACCCCGACGATCCGATCGCGCGGCAATTCGTTCCGACCGTTGCCGAGCTGGAGATGCAGCCGGGCGAGAGCGCCGATCCGATCGGCGATCACCCGCACTCGCCGGTTCCCGGGATCGTGCATCGCTATCCCGATCGCGTGCTGTTCAAGCTCGTTCACGTCTGCGCGGTCTATTGCCGCTTCTGCTTCCGGCGCGAGATGGTCGGGCCGGGCAAGGAGAACGCACTGTCGGACGGCGCGTATACCGCGGCGATCGACTACATCCGCTCGCATGGCGAGATCTGGGAGGTGATCCTGACCGGCGGCGACCCTTTGATGCTGTCGCCGCGCCGGATGAGCGAGATCATGGCCGATCTTGCGGCGATCGAACACGTCAAGATCATCCGCCTTCACACCCGGGTGCCCGTGGCCGATCCGGCGCGCATCAGCGACGAGATGGTCGCGGCGCTCAAGGTCGAGGGTGCGACCACGTGGGTGGCGATCCATGCCAACCATGCGCGCGAGTTGACGGGGCCTGCGCGCGAGGCCTGCGCACGGCTTGCCGATGCCGGGGTTCCCATGGTGAGCCAGTCCGTGCTCTTGCGCGGCGTCAACGACACCATTGCCGCTTTGTCGGATTTGATGCGAGCTTTCGTCGAATGCCGGATCAAGCCGTACTATCTGCATCACGGTGACCTCGCGCCTGGCACCGTGCATTTGCGAACGACGCTGGCCGAGGGGCAGGATTTGATGCGGCAGTTGCGTGGCCGGGTGTCAGGACTGTGTCAGCCCGACTATGTCATCGACATTCCCGGCGGCGCCGGCAAATCGCCGGTGGGGCCGAATTATGTGTTGGTGGCACAAAATACCGCAGCTGGCGCGGGTGAAGCCGACACCGAAACGCGCTATCGTATCGTGGATTATTGCGGCGAGGTTCATCTCTATCCGCCCGCCACGTGA
- a CDS encoding 3-deoxy-7-phosphoheptulonate synthase: MLSTTDDLRIRELKELSTPEEVMREVPRTLTATRVVMAARNAIHAILNGQDDRLLVVVGPCSVHDPKAALEYAERLANLREDLADQLEIVMRVYFEKPRTTVGWKGLINDPDLDGSFDINKGLRLARNVLSAVNNLGLPAGAEFLDMTTPQYIADLVSWAAIGARTTESQIHRELASGLSCPVGFKNGTDGNVRIAADAVKSASHPHHFMAVTKLGRSAIASTAGNEDCHIILRGGSKPNYDAASVAAACNDLAKSGVAPLVMVDASHANSSKKPENQPLVMADIAGQISGGENRIMGVMIESNLVAGRQDVVPGKPLTYGQSITDGCIDWATTATVLEQLADAVEIRRNTQRAGLHERTA; the protein is encoded by the coding sequence GTGCTGAGCACGACCGACGATCTTCGTATCCGCGAACTGAAAGAGCTGAGCACGCCGGAAGAGGTGATGCGGGAAGTCCCGCGCACGCTCACCGCGACGCGCGTGGTGATGGCGGCGCGCAACGCCATCCATGCCATCCTCAATGGCCAGGACGACCGCCTGCTTGTCGTGGTCGGCCCCTGCTCGGTGCATGATCCCAAGGCCGCGCTCGAATATGCCGAGCGCCTCGCGAACCTGCGCGAAGACCTCGCCGACCAGCTTGAGATCGTGATGCGGGTCTATTTCGAGAAGCCGCGCACCACCGTCGGCTGGAAGGGCCTGATCAACGATCCCGATCTCGACGGCAGCTTCGACATCAACAAGGGCCTGCGGCTGGCGCGCAACGTGCTGTCGGCGGTGAACAATCTCGGCCTGCCCGCCGGCGCAGAGTTTTTAGACATGACGACGCCGCAATACATCGCGGATCTCGTGTCCTGGGCTGCGATCGGCGCGCGCACGACCGAGAGCCAGATCCATCGCGAGCTGGCCTCGGGGCTGTCCTGCCCGGTCGGCTTCAAGAACGGCACCGACGGCAATGTACGGATCGCGGCGGACGCGGTGAAGTCGGCCTCGCATCCGCATCATTTCATGGCGGTGACGAAGCTCGGCCGCTCCGCCATCGCCTCGACCGCGGGCAACGAGGATTGCCACATCATCCTGCGCGGCGGCAGCAAGCCGAACTACGATGCGGCGAGCGTCGCGGCCGCCTGTAACGATCTGGCCAAATCCGGCGTCGCGCCGCTGGTGATGGTGGATGCGAGCCACGCCAATTCGAGCAAGAAGCCGGAAAACCAGCCTCTGGTCATGGCCGACATCGCCGGCCAGATCTCGGGCGGCGAGAACCGCATCATGGGCGTGATGATCGAGAGCAATCTCGTCGCCGGCCGTCAGGACGTGGTGCCGGGCAAGCCGCTGACCTACGGCCAGAGCATCACCGACGGATGCATCGACTGGGCGACCACGGCGACCGTGCTCGAGCAGCTCGCTGACGCGGTCGAGATCCGGCGCAACACGCAGCGCGCGGGGCTGCACGAGCGCACGGCTTAA